One Rhipicephalus microplus isolate Deutch F79 chromosome 4, USDA_Rmic, whole genome shotgun sequence genomic window carries:
- the LOC119171697 gene encoding uncharacterized protein LOC119171697 has protein sequence MALLLGFPEWLVLAGTVCVLWYFYATRARNYWKNQNVPSEPPSAIFDSAWRLFFKPVHMIDDARYNKYGKFFGAFESNKLILFVAEPELVKQVLVKDFPSLPNRRTFTFYDPLLDNMMSITPVERWRRIRPAASPAFSTGKLRKMNALIEDCALSTAEHLKKAASKNEDIDVKQFFGHYTLDVIARCAFATRLDSHSDQTNEFVTRTRQAFSGQITPRLVLFFLFPALAKMIRLRPFNSEIFLYFKRTCQNIIKSRQDKQSHHEDFLQLMMDAQEGKLASASENVAERDNKLFNLGSDVKLDTSFSSNKTLTEDESMAQCVLFFIAGQDTTSSVISFTLYLLAIHPEVQEKLREEVDECFKVHGEHPSLDVVTKLKYLHCVVSESLRMYPPATRIERSPHEDYVLGDTGVKVKKDELIAIPVYSMHYDPQYFPDPSKFDPERFSDENLEFIQPYTYLPFGAGPRNCIGMRFALQAVKVSILYTIRNVQVVRTGKTKVPLEFRNGFTVLTAKDLTLGIRQRDMTPASNLVVKMIQVTTSVRTMATFLGLPDWVIFAATICILLYLYATRDRNYWKKQNVTSEPFALIFSPTVKLMFQPLHLLDTTRYTKYGKLFGTFETGKRILFVAEPELVKQVLVKDFPSLPNRRTFKFFDPMLDNMMSVAPVDQWRKIRPASSPAFSTGKLRKMNSLIEDCAVITSQHLKKAAENEEDIDVKQFFGNYAVDVIARCAFGTRLDSHSDQTNAFVTKTRQAFSGRITPRLFLFFVFPAIARILGLRPFNTDIFLYFKEICLNIIKGRQDKQSRNEDFLQLMMDAKEGKLSSAAENTSERDNRLFNLGSELKPDASFSSDKTLSEDEALAQCVLFFFAGQDTSSSVISYTLYLLAINPEAQERLREEVDECFNIHGEHPSLDVITKLKYLHGVVSEALRLYPPATRVERSPLEDYVLGDTGIKVKKGDVIGIPVYSMHHDPQYFPDPYKFDPDRFSDENVDSIQPYTYLPFGAGPRNCIGMRFALQAVKLSILHTIRDVKVVRTEKTKVPLEFQNGFSVLTAKDITLGIRKRD, from the exons CTATGCAACTCGGGCTCGCAACTACTGGAAAAACCAGAACGTTCCATCGGAGCCACCCTCCGCCATATTCGACTCCGCGTGGAGGCTTTTTTTCAAG CCCGTCCACATGATTGATGACGCTCGGTACAATAAATATGGCAAGTTCTTCGG GGCCTTCGAGTCTAACAAGCTCATTCTGTTTGTTGCCGAGCCCGAACTCGTGAAGCAGGTTCTTGTAAAAGATTTCCCGTCCCTTCCAAATAGAAGG ACATTCACGTTCTATGACCCACTGCTGGACAACATGATGAGCATCACTCCCGTGGAACGGTGGAGGAGGATTCGACCAGCGGCAAGTCCAGCATTTTCCACTGGGAAGTTGAGAAAG ATGAATGCGTTGATCGAAGACTGCGCCCTGTCGACTGCGGAGCACCTGAAGAAAGCAGCTTCTAAAAATGAAGACATTGATGTGAAGCA GTTCTTTGGTCACTATACCCTGGACGTCATTGCTAGGTGTGCCTTCGCGACAAGGCTCGACTCTCACTCTGACCAGACCAATGAATTTGTCACTAGGACGAGACAGGCCTTCTCTGGACAAATCACACCACGTCTTGTCCTTTTCT TTTTATTTCCGGCCCTGGCTAAGATGATTAGACTACGACCCTTCAATTCGGAGATATTTCTCTACTTCAAGCGGACCTGTCAGAACATCATAAAAAGCCGACAGGACAAGCAATCC caccacgaAGACTTTCTCCAacttatgatggatgcccaggAAGGAAAGCTTGCGTCTGCTTCTGAAAACGTGGCTGAGCGTGACAACAAGCTATTCAATTTGGGCTCAGATGTGAAACTGGACACTTCCTTTTCTTCAAACAAGA CGCTGACCGAGGATGAATCGATGGCCCAGTGTGTGTTGTTTTTCATTGCcggccaggacacaacctcgtcGGTGATTTCGTTCACGCTTTACCTGCTCGCTATCCACCCCGAGGTGCAGGAGAAGTTGAGGGAAGAAGTAGACGAGTGCTTCAAGGTTCAC GGAGAACACCCGAGCCTGGATGTTGTCACGAAGCTGAAGTACCTACATTGCGTTGTGTCCGAGTCTCTTCGAATGTACCCTCCAGCGACGCG AATTGAGCGATCACCTCATGAAGACTATGTTCTCGGAGATACGGGAGTGAAGGTGAAGAAGGACGAGTTGATAGCGATTCCCGTCTACTCGATGCACTACGATCCGCAGTACTTTCCCGATCCTTCGAAGTTTGATCCAGAAAG GTTCAGCGATGAGAACCTAGAGTTCATACAACCATACACCTACCTGCCATTTGGAGCAGGACCTCGCAACTGCATCGGTATGCGTTTCGCTTTACAAGCTGTGAAGGTGTCCATCTTGTACACCATCCGCAACGTCCAAGTCGTTCGGACCGGAAAAACAAAA GTGCCCCTAGAATTCCGGAATGGATTCACAGTACTGACAGCCAAGGACCTGACATTGGGAATTCGGCAACGGG ACATGACGCCTGCATCGAATCTTGTTGTGAAGATGATTCAG GTCACGACTAGCGTGCGGACTATGGCGACCTTCCTGGGATTACCGGATTGGGTTATCTTCGCGGCAACGATCTGCATTcttttgtacct GTACGCTACTCGGGATCGCAACTACTGGAAGAAGCAGAATGTTACGTCAGAGCCATTCGCGCTAATATTCAGTCCCACCGTGAAACTCATGTTTCAG CCTCTTCATTTGCTAGATACCACACGCTATACGAAGTATGGAAAGTTATTCGG AACGTTCGAGACAGGCAAGAGGATCCTTTTTGTCGCCGAACCCGAACTGGTGAAGCAAGTCTTGGTCAAGGATTTTCCTTCTCTGCCTAATCGGAGG ACGTTCAAGTTCTTCGACCCAATGCTAGACAACATGATGAGCGTTGCTCCCGTGGATCAGTGGCGGAAGATTCGACCAGCCTCGAGTCCCGCGTTTTCCACGGGAAAACTAAGAAAG atgaATTCGCTGATCGAAGACTGCGCAGTCATAACATCGCAGCATCTGAAAAAGGCGGCGGAGAATGAAGAGGACATCGACGTAAAACA GTTCTTCGGTAACTATGCGGTGGACGTAATAGCGAGATGCGCTTTCGGCACGAGGTTGGACTCTCACTCGGACCAAACTAACGCGTTCGTCACCAAAACTCGACAGGCCTTTTCAGGACGCATTACACCACGACTTTTTCTATTTT TTGTATTCCCGGCTATAGCAAGAATACTTGGACTGCGACCATTCAATACGGACATATTTCTCTACTTCAAAGAGATATGCTTGAACATTATCAAGGGGCGACAGGACAAACAATCT CGAAACGAGGACTTTCTACAACTCATGATGGATGCCAAGGAAGGAAAACTTTCATCGGCAGCGGAGAACACATCTGAACGGGACAACCGACTTTTCAATCTCGGCTCAGAACTGAAACCCGACGCTTCGTTTTCGTCGGACAAAA cACTAAGTGAAGACGAAGCCCTGGCGCAGtgcgttctcttcttcttcgctgGCCAGGACACGTCATCGTCTGTGATCTCTTACACGCTGTATCTGCTGGCAATCAATCCAGAGGCACAGGAAAGGCTGAGGGAAGAAGTCGACGAGTGCTTCAATATTCAC GGAGAACACCCCAGCCTGGATGTGATCACGAAGCTCAAGTACCTTCATGGAGTTGTCTCCGAGGCTCTTCGCTTGTATCCTCCAGCCACAAG AGTTGAGCGATCTCCTTTAGAAGACTACGTTCTGGGAGACACAGGAATCAAGGTGAAGAAAGGTGATGTGATTGGAATCCCCGTGTACTCCATGCACCATGACCCACAGTACTTTCCTGATCCTTACAAGTTTGACCCCGACAG GTTCAGCGACGAGAACGTGGACTCCATCCAGCCGTACACGTATCTGCCATTCGGCGCCGGGCCGCGAAACTGCATTGGCATGCGCTTCGCCCTGCAAGCTGTCAAGCTTTCTATTCTGCACACTATTCGCGACGTCAAGGTGGTTCGCACGGAAAAGACGAAG